One segment of Pseudomonadota bacterium DNA contains the following:
- a CDS encoding aminotransferase class III-fold pyridoxal phosphate-dependent enzyme has protein sequence MPSVTNEQLIATFERAHLDNYRPAPFVLTQGKGCRVQDVEGRSFLDLCAGIAVLSVGHAHPKLVGAISQQASRLMHTSNLYYNDRSIELAERLARRTPFTRFFFCNSG, from the coding sequence ATGCCTAGCGTAACCAATGAGCAACTCATCGCTACCTTCGAGCGAGCTCACCTCGACAACTACCGGCCAGCTCCCTTTGTGCTTACCCAGGGGAAGGGCTGCCGCGTACAGGACGTGGAGGGTCGCAGCTTCCTCGATCTGTGTGCGGGCATCGCGGTGTTGTCCGTGGGTCATGCGCATCCGAAGCTCGTCGGAGCCATAAGCCAGCAGGCGTCGCGGCTGATGCACACGTCGAACCTGTACTACAACGACCGCTCGATCGAGCTGGCGGAGCGGCTGGCACGCCGTACACCGTTCACACGCTTCTTCTTCTGCAACAGTGGA
- a CDS encoding tyrosine-type recombinase/integrase: MARRADPLQGQIERFVRYLERERRVSLLTVQTYRRDLESLREFVRERDYPRDARRLGLVQLRAFLASVFGRVQPATVARKVAAIRGLYRFLQLREGQQDNPAAALRLPKVARSLPKFLSVQEAFDVVEQPAKAPGSTVLRSRDRALLELLYGGGLRVGEVVGVNLVDLQLGAAACVQVLGKGSKERRVPLGPPCVRALEEYLRGRETLRHPRSGEQDPAALFLGRFGRRLSVRQVQHLVRHYGAYGAGRGDLHPHALRHSCATHLLDAGADLRAIQEFLGHSSLSTTQRYTHVTLDRLQEVYSRAHPLDRMTGHRRTDTDVDS; this comes from the coding sequence GTGGCGCGCCGGGCCGATCCGCTTCAGGGACAGATCGAGCGTTTCGTGCGCTACCTCGAGCGCGAGCGGCGGGTGAGCCTGCTCACCGTGCAGACCTACCGGCGTGATCTCGAGTCGCTGCGTGAGTTCGTGCGGGAGCGCGATTACCCGCGCGATGCGCGTCGCCTCGGCTTGGTGCAGCTCAGAGCGTTCCTGGCTTCGGTATTCGGCCGCGTTCAGCCCGCGACCGTGGCCCGCAAGGTTGCGGCGATACGCGGACTGTATCGGTTCCTGCAGTTGCGGGAAGGGCAGCAAGATAATCCGGCGGCCGCGCTGCGTCTGCCGAAGGTCGCGCGCAGCCTGCCGAAGTTCCTGTCGGTGCAGGAGGCTTTCGACGTCGTGGAGCAGCCAGCGAAGGCACCGGGTTCGACCGTGCTGCGGTCGCGCGACCGGGCCTTGCTCGAGCTGCTGTACGGGGGCGGTCTGCGCGTTGGCGAGGTCGTGGGCGTGAACCTGGTTGATCTGCAATTGGGTGCTGCCGCGTGCGTGCAGGTGCTGGGCAAGGGGAGCAAGGAGCGGCGCGTGCCGTTGGGCCCTCCGTGCGTCCGGGCGCTCGAGGAATACTTGCGCGGCCGCGAGACCTTGCGCCACCCGCGCAGCGGCGAGCAGGACCCGGCCGCGCTGTTCTTGGGCCGCTTCGGGCGCCGCCTTTCGGTGCGCCAGGTGCAGCATCTCGTGCGTCACTACGGCGCCTACGGGGCTGGCCGTGGTGATCTACATCCGCACGCCCTGCGCCACAGCTGCGCCACGCACTTGCTCGACGCGGGCGCTGATCTGCGTGCTATCCAGGAGTTTCTTGGCCACTCGAGCTTGTCCACGACCCAGCGCTACACCCACGTGACGCTTGACCGGCTTCAAGAGGTATATTCCCGCGCCCACCCCCTGGACCGAATGACCGGGCATCGGAGGACCGACACCGACGTCGATTCCTAG
- a CDS encoding thiamine pyrophosphate-dependent enzyme gives MSLERLAWLGERLGVLAEQHRDVPPGEAVPGEHTPFEGSRLTARAARELFVSQLTARHLDRMACELRARNEGYYTITSAGHEGNAVVGRLLRAGDPALLHYRSGALFVERARKAPEVDPVEAVVLGLTASRDDPIAGGRHKVFGSVELDIPPQTSTVASHLPKAVGTALCIDRAHKMGVAPHLPRGPVPKDALVVCSLGDASLNHASATTALNAMRWVTYQGLPLPLLLVCEDNGLGISVRTPREWVSNLLRSAGELCYFTADGWDLAAAFEAASCAFDTCRTRRRPVVLHLRCARLLGHSGADPDTVYRKREELEQAARRDPICCGAALLLERGIMSALELERLDRDIAGKVERAADAAAKRPKLASPQEIMASVATHSAERVHAEATRSDYRNARLQAFGKEAFLPENLKPAPLSRLINWALHDLMAKYPECLMFGEDIAEKGGVYNVTAGLWKRWGGGRVFNTLLDETTILGLAQGAGGLGLLPVPEIQYLAFVHNAEDQLRGEAATMSFFSRGQFRNPMVVRIGSLGYQKGFGGHFHNDNSLAVLRDIPGLVLACPSNGADAVRLLRTCFAAARVDGRVVVFLEPIALYGQHDLYEAGDRAYQCAFPPPGDAARLGEPAVYEPDGCDLTIVSYGNGLRLSRRAARRLRDEAAIRCRVVDLRWLAPLPLEAVSEHARATGALLIVDECRRAGNVGETLASHAATDPALSDVKVGLVTAHESFIPLGDAAELVLPSELDIVGAARELAVRASNRSRKPKVEKQAGPEPSVSPLPSKS, from the coding sequence ATGTCCTTGGAGCGGCTAGCTTGGTTGGGGGAGCGGCTTGGAGTCCTGGCGGAGCAGCACCGGGACGTGCCGCCTGGCGAAGCGGTGCCCGGGGAGCACACGCCCTTCGAGGGCTCCCGGCTTACCGCGCGCGCTGCCCGGGAGCTCTTCGTCTCGCAATTGACGGCACGGCACTTGGACCGCATGGCTTGCGAATTGCGCGCCCGCAACGAAGGCTACTACACTATCACCAGCGCCGGCCACGAAGGCAACGCGGTCGTTGGCAGGCTGCTGCGTGCGGGCGATCCGGCGCTGCTCCATTACCGCAGCGGGGCGCTGTTCGTCGAACGTGCCCGCAAGGCGCCGGAGGTCGATCCGGTCGAGGCCGTGGTGCTCGGGCTCACCGCTTCTCGGGACGATCCCATTGCGGGGGGACGCCACAAGGTGTTCGGCAGCGTCGAGCTCGATATTCCGCCACAGACCAGCACGGTTGCGAGTCACCTGCCCAAGGCCGTCGGAACCGCGTTATGCATCGATCGAGCCCACAAGATGGGCGTCGCTCCGCATCTGCCACGCGGGCCGGTACCCAAAGACGCGCTGGTTGTTTGCAGTCTCGGCGATGCGTCGCTGAATCATGCGAGCGCGACCACGGCGCTCAATGCCATGCGCTGGGTAACCTACCAGGGCCTGCCCTTGCCCCTGCTGCTCGTGTGCGAAGACAACGGGCTCGGGATTTCGGTGCGCACGCCTCGCGAATGGGTCTCCAATCTGCTGCGATCCGCTGGCGAGCTTTGCTACTTCACAGCGGACGGCTGGGACTTGGCGGCCGCTTTCGAGGCCGCATCGTGTGCGTTCGACACGTGCCGCACCAGGCGCCGGCCCGTGGTCTTGCATCTGCGCTGCGCGCGCCTGCTTGGCCATTCCGGAGCGGACCCCGACACCGTGTACCGCAAGCGCGAAGAGCTCGAGCAGGCCGCCAGGCGCGATCCGATCTGCTGCGGCGCGGCTCTGCTGCTCGAGCGTGGAATCATGAGCGCGCTCGAGCTCGAACGGCTCGATCGGGACATCGCCGGCAAGGTCGAGCGGGCGGCTGATGCTGCGGCGAAGCGACCCAAGCTAGCAAGCCCGCAAGAGATCATGGCCTCGGTCGCGACCCATTCCGCCGAGCGCGTGCATGCCGAAGCCACACGCAGCGATTACAGGAACGCTCGGCTGCAGGCATTTGGCAAGGAGGCGTTCCTGCCAGAGAACCTGAAACCGGCACCGCTGTCGCGTCTCATCAATTGGGCTTTGCACGACCTGATGGCCAAGTATCCCGAGTGCCTGATGTTCGGTGAAGACATCGCCGAAAAGGGCGGCGTCTACAACGTCACGGCGGGACTCTGGAAGCGTTGGGGCGGCGGCCGTGTCTTCAATACGCTGCTCGACGAAACCACGATTCTCGGTTTGGCTCAGGGCGCTGGCGGCTTGGGACTGCTGCCGGTGCCTGAGATTCAGTACCTCGCATTCGTACACAACGCGGAGGACCAGCTGCGCGGCGAGGCGGCCACGATGAGTTTCTTCTCGCGTGGCCAGTTCCGCAATCCGATGGTCGTGCGTATCGGCAGCCTGGGCTACCAGAAGGGCTTTGGCGGGCACTTTCACAACGACAATTCCCTTGCGGTGCTGAGGGACATCCCCGGGCTGGTCCTGGCCTGTCCTTCCAACGGCGCCGACGCGGTGCGCCTGCTGCGCACCTGCTTCGCTGCGGCACGCGTGGATGGGCGCGTCGTGGTATTCCTGGAGCCCATTGCGCTCTATGGCCAGCACGATCTTTACGAGGCCGGCGATCGCGCCTACCAATGCGCATTTCCGCCGCCGGGCGATGCCGCACGACTCGGCGAGCCAGCCGTCTACGAACCCGATGGCTGCGACCTGACCATCGTGAGCTACGGCAACGGGCTTCGCTTGTCGCGCCGGGCAGCAAGGCGTCTGCGAGACGAGGCAGCCATACGCTGCCGAGTCGTCGATCTGCGTTGGCTCGCTCCCTTGCCGCTCGAGGCCGTCAGCGAGCATGCGCGTGCAACCGGTGCGCTGCTGATCGTGGATGAGTGCCGGCGTGCCGGCAACGTCGGCGAGACGCTGGCGAGCCATGCGGCGACCGATCCGGCCTTGAGCGACGTCAAGGTGGGGCTGGTGACCGCCCACGAGTCGTTCATCCCTCTGGGGGACGCTGCGGAGCTGGTGCTGCCTTCCGAGCTCGACATCGTCGGCGCGGCCCGCGAGCTTGCGGTGCGAGCAAGCAACCGTTCGCGAAAGCCGAAAGTCGAGAAGCAAGCTGGCCCGGAGCCATCCGTTTCGCCCTTGCCTTCCAAGTCGTAG
- the hslU gene encoding ATP-dependent protease ATPase subunit HslU — protein MTAMSTPLPNLTPREIVSELDRHIVGQGKAKRAVAIALRNRWRRQQVPEELRDEIAPKNIIMIGPTGVGKTEIARRLAKLAQAPFIKVEASKFTEVGYVGRDVESMLRDLVERAIQMVRTERVQSVQARAEDHAEERLVELLCQSEAETPPAPVESSPRMVGPFLVSSQGQVQPPEPVPSDRAERVRAQLRAGQLDERTLELDVTDSSNPLMTIFGAHGMEEMELNLKDMLGQLPGVRGRKKRRRVKVPEAKRILQAEEAQKLIDMDEVTRDAIARTEQNGIVFLDEIDKIAGRQQPHGGPDVSREGVQRDLLPIVEGSTVTTKHGPVRTDHILFIAAGAFHVAKVSDLIPEMQGRFPIRVELDSLERADFVRILTEPKHALTKQYSALIQTEGITLEFEPSAVNAIADYAAEANERAENIGARRLHTIMEALLEELSFAASDLDCGERSISAETVRETLDPILASDDLARYVL, from the coding sequence ATGACAGCTATGAGCACGCCCCTGCCTAACTTGACGCCGCGCGAGATCGTGAGCGAGCTGGATCGCCACATCGTGGGACAGGGCAAGGCCAAGCGAGCCGTCGCGATCGCGCTCAGAAACCGGTGGCGCCGCCAGCAGGTTCCCGAAGAGCTGCGGGACGAGATCGCACCCAAGAACATCATCATGATCGGTCCGACGGGTGTGGGCAAGACCGAGATCGCTCGGCGCTTGGCCAAGCTTGCCCAAGCGCCCTTCATCAAGGTCGAAGCCTCGAAGTTCACCGAGGTGGGCTACGTGGGCCGCGACGTGGAGTCGATGTTGCGGGACTTGGTGGAACGCGCGATTCAGATGGTGCGGACCGAACGAGTCCAGAGCGTGCAGGCACGAGCCGAGGACCATGCCGAAGAGCGGCTCGTCGAGCTCTTGTGCCAGTCCGAGGCCGAGACGCCGCCGGCTCCGGTCGAAAGCTCACCCCGCATGGTGGGGCCGTTCCTGGTTTCTTCGCAGGGGCAGGTTCAGCCTCCTGAGCCCGTGCCCTCCGATCGGGCCGAGCGGGTGCGGGCCCAGCTGCGGGCGGGCCAGCTCGACGAGCGCACCCTGGAGCTCGATGTGACCGACAGCTCCAACCCGTTGATGACCATCTTCGGCGCTCACGGGATGGAGGAGATGGAGCTGAACTTGAAGGATATGCTCGGGCAGCTGCCCGGCGTGCGGGGGCGCAAGAAGCGCCGCAGGGTGAAGGTTCCCGAGGCCAAGCGGATCCTGCAGGCTGAAGAGGCGCAGAAGCTCATCGATATGGACGAGGTGACGCGCGACGCCATCGCTCGCACCGAGCAAAACGGCATCGTGTTTCTCGACGAAATCGACAAGATCGCAGGCCGCCAGCAGCCACACGGCGGACCGGATGTCTCACGCGAAGGAGTGCAGCGCGACCTGCTACCCATCGTCGAGGGATCGACCGTCACCACCAAGCACGGACCGGTGCGCACCGACCACATTCTGTTTATCGCGGCAGGTGCCTTTCACGTCGCCAAAGTCTCGGATCTCATTCCGGAAATGCAGGGACGGTTTCCCATCCGCGTGGAGCTCGACTCGCTGGAGCGGGCCGATTTCGTACGGATCCTCACCGAGCCCAAGCACGCGTTGACCAAGCAGTACAGCGCGCTCATCCAGACGGAGGGCATCACGCTTGAATTCGAGCCTTCGGCCGTCAATGCGATCGCAGACTATGCGGCAGAGGCGAACGAGCGCGCGGAGAACATCGGTGCTCGCCGTCTCCATACCATCATGGAGGCGTTGCTGGAGGAGCTGTCGTTTGCTGCGTCGGATCTGGATTGCGGTGAGCGATCGATCAGTGCCGAAACCGTGCGCGAGACCCTGGATCCCATTCTTGCCAGCGATGACTTGGCCCGCTATGTCCTTTGA
- the hslV gene encoding ATP-dependent protease subunit HslV: MRLHSTTVVAVRRGSSAVMAGDGQVSLGQTILKGRARKVRPIADGKVLAGFAGASADAFTLLDRFEQKLNEYRRSLMRAAVELAKEWRTDRYLRRLEAMLVVMDAEATLLISGTGDVIEPDEGVVAIGSGGPYALAAARALMLHTSMPAAEIASEALKVAADICVYTNNSVVVEELTR; this comes from the coding sequence ATGAGATTGCATTCGACCACGGTGGTTGCTGTGCGCCGCGGCAGCTCGGCGGTCATGGCGGGCGATGGACAGGTGTCCTTGGGGCAAACCATCCTCAAGGGTCGGGCGCGCAAAGTGCGACCGATTGCGGACGGCAAGGTGCTCGCGGGCTTTGCCGGCGCGAGCGCCGATGCGTTCACGCTGCTCGACCGGTTCGAGCAGAAGCTCAACGAGTACCGGCGCAGCCTCATGCGCGCAGCGGTCGAGCTCGCCAAGGAGTGGCGTACCGATCGCTACCTGAGGCGCCTGGAAGCGATGCTCGTGGTGATGGACGCGGAGGCGACCTTGCTGATAAGCGGCACGGGCGACGTCATCGAGCCCGATGAGGGTGTCGTAGCCATCGGATCGGGAGGCCCGTACGCGCTGGCGGCGGCTCGCGCGCTGATGCTGCACACGTCGATGCCCGCGGCGGAGATCGCGAGCGAGGCCCTCAAAGTAGCCGCGGATATCTGTGTATACACCAACAACTCGGTGGTCGTGGAGGAGCTTACCCGATGA